The Deinococcus aquaticus genomic interval ATCAGGGCGAGTTTCAGGGTGCTGAGGCGCGCGGGGCTGAACGCGCCGCGGCCCAGGATGCGGTCCCCGAGGGCCAGGACGGGCACGTGGTCGCCGTGCTGGGCGCGCAGGTGCGGGTCGAGGTCCACGTTCACGGTCTGCACCCTGAATTCCAGGCGGGCGAGGTTCCCGGCGGCCTGTTCGCACAGGTGGCAGCCGGGACGGGTGTAGAGGGTCAGGGTGGGCAGGCTCATGTGGACTGGCTCATCGGGGCAGGCTCATGGGCTCAGGTGGTCTGGAGGACTTTCGGGCGCCCCAGGATGCTCATGGCCTGCACGGGCGCGTACATGTCGCTGGAGGTCAGCAGGTCGCCCACAGCCGAGAAGGTCCGCAGCACCTGTCCGCCCTGTCGCACGGCGAAGATCTGTCCGTCCGGGCCGACCTGGATCAGCCAGGGGGCCTCGGTGGGCTCTCCGACCAGGGTTTCCATGGCGAAGGTCATGCCGGGCGTGCCGTCGGCCTCGATCTTGCGGACCTTGCGGGCCACGCTGTCCACGATGTACACCGCGCCGAACTGGTCCACGCCCAGGCCTTCCAGGGGGCGCAGGCTGTCGCTGTTGCGGTCCAGGCGGAAGGCGTAGCGGCTGATGTACTCCCCTTGCGGGCTGAAGCGCTGCACCTCGTGATTACCGGTGTCCAGGACGTAGATGTGCCCGTCGGGGGCGGCGACGATGCTGCTGGGCTTCTCGAAGCGGCCCAGGCCCTGGCCGCGCCCGCCGAAGCGGCGGATGAAGCGGCCCTGCGAGTCGAACACGACCACGTGGTGCGCCTCGGCGTCCAGCACGAACACCTGTCCCTGCGCGGCGGCAATCCCGACGGGTTGCAACAGTTCGCCCTCGTTCAGGCCGTAGGGGCCGAAACTCAGCAGTTCGGTGCCTTCCGCGTCGAGTTTACGCACGAGCGCGCCGGCCTTGCCCTGGCGGTAGTCGAGCAGCGTGACGTACAGGTTCCCTTCCGGGTCGCCGGTCATGGCGTTGGGCGTGCCGGGCAGGCCCTGCGCGCCGCCGGTCTGGTCGCGCAGACTGGCGCGCAGTTTGCCTTTCAGGTCCAGCAGGCGCAGCGTGCCGCGTTTCTCCTGCACGCTCATGGCGAGCGCGATGGGGTCATTGAAGATCTCGTCGGTCAGCACGCCGGCGTCAATGCGGGCGATCACGTCGTCCAGTGTGGGGCGCTGGGCGGGGTCTTTCTCGATCATGTTCAGGATCAGGTCGTTCAGTTTGCCCGGCACTTCCAGCCGCACCTGCTTGGGCGGTTTGGGCGTCTCGAACACCTGCTGGTGCACCACGGCCTCGTAACTGCCCTTGAAGGCGGTGTGCCCCGTGACCATCTCGTAGGCCAGCAGGCCCAGCGAGTACACGTCGCTGCGGGCGTCCACGCGGTTGCCCTTGGCCTGTTCCGGGGCCATGTAGATGGGCGTGCCGACGCGCGCACCGGTCATGGTCAGGCGGGTCAGGACTTTCCCGACGGCAATGCCGAAGTCCATGAGTTTCACGCCGCCCTCGCGCAGCACACCGTCCGTGAAGGCGTTCTTGAGGACCATCACGTTGGCGGGTTTGATGTCGCGGTGCACGACGTTCTGCATGTGAATGTGGCGCAGCGCGTCGGCCAGTGCGCGGATCAGCTGCGCGCCCTCGTGGAAGCTCAGGGTGCGGCTTTCGAGCAGGCCCTCAAGGCTGTCGCCTTCCAGGAATTCCATGGCGATGTAATGCTCGGGGTCCTGCATGCGGTAGTCGTACACGCGCACGATGTTCGGGTGGTTGAAGCGCTTGAGCACTTCCGCCTCGCGGTAGAAGCGTTTGACGAACTTGGCGTCCGCGAGGTACTTGTCCTGCGGGACCTTCAGGGCGACCACGCGGCCGTCCTGGCGGCGGCGGGCGCGGTACACGCTGCCCATCCCGCCGATCCCGACCCGGTCGAGCACCTCGTACTCCTGGAAGCGCAGGTCCGAGACGGTCTGCGTGGTGGTCGGGCGGCGTGAGGGCGGCACGGGCGTGGCGGTGCGCTGAACGCGCGTGGGTTTCTGCTGGGCGGGCAGGCGGCCGGGCCGGTCGAGGCTGGGCATCACGACCCGGCCCAGGCGGAACGCGGCGGTGACCAGCACGAACGCGGCGGCCGTCAGGACACCCTGCGTGCGGTTCAGGTTCTCCAGTTGAATGGGACCGCCGCCGGCCGTCAGGGACAGGTAGGCGAGCAGCAGGGTCATCAGGGCGGCGGCGGCGGCCCCCACGGTGCCCAGCACCCGTTCGGGCGCGCGGACCGTCAGCAGGACACCCACGATGAACAGCGGCACCAGGAGCAGCGCGATCATGCGGGCCTGGCCGGGCAGGAAGAGGGAGGCAACGGCTTCATTACACACAGTTATACAGAGCCGGGCCTTGCGCTGCACTTACAGTTCCCGACTGGCCGGCACAGTGGCTGACTGGCCGGCACACTTCCCGGCGGGCGGGTCAGGGTGAACGGCCGCGCGGTCCCGGGTGCGGAGGGCGCGGCGGGTGCGGCATACTGGGGGGCAATGGTCACTGCACAGCCGCTTCCGGTCACGCCGCGCCTCCTGGCAGCGCGCCGCTCACGGCAGGGCGGGGCCGCGTGAACTACTGGACTGAACTGACCGAACTGTTCGAGTACAAGGTCGCGGACGCGCTGGCGGGCCGGGTGCCGCGCGGCGGGCGGCGGTCGCTGGGCATGCTGCGGGAGGAACTGCTGCAGGCGCCGCTGGAGCCCACGCTGCTGCGCCGCCTGATCGAGGCGGACCGGCAGTACCGCTCGTACCAGAAAGACAGCCGCCCGCCCGAAGTGAACCCCCGCGCGTCGTTCAGCGGGCCGAGCACCTGGGCGGCCCCCGCCACCAGCGAGACGGACGAGTCGCGCGCCTGGGAGGAACTGCAACTGCTGGCGTGGCATCACCGGACCTCGCGGCTGGTGCGCGAGCAGGCGCTGCGCTGGCAGCGGGAACCCACGCTGGCGCAACTGCGTGTGCTGTTCGCGGTGACCGAGAACGCCGAGCGGGCCGCCGCGACCGCCTCGCAGCCCGTGGCAGTTCCGCCCGTGAACGATCCGCTGATGGACCTGCACGACCCGGAAGTGGTGCAGAACCTCGCGGGGGCGCTGTCGAACCTGCTGCTGACCGAACTGGGGCGCACGCGGGTCCGCACGGCCCTCTCGGCCGCGCAGAGTGAACCCTTCCCCCGGCACGCGGACGAGGACGTGCTGGCCGCGCGCATCACGGCCGCCGAGCGCGAACCGCTGGGCGCGGAAGCCCGCGAGGACCTCATCCGCGCCCTGAAAGCCGAGTACCCCATGCCCCGCGACCCGCGTGAGCGGCCCGCCATCCGCGAGGCGGCGCGGCAGGTCACCGCTTTCCTGGAACCGCTGATCACGGCAGCGCCCGCCCCGACCCTGGGGACCGTGCCGCACGGCAGCGTGCTGTACGCCCGGCACCCCGCGACCGCCATGCGCGCCCCGGACGACGGCGCGGACGTGCTGCTGATCAACCTGCGCGGCGGTCAGGCGGCCCGCTGGCGCGGCCTGGACATGACGTGGCAGCCCATCGGGAAGAACTGGCAGATTCAGGTGGCGGGGCAGGTGGCGCTGCTGCGGCCC includes:
- a CDS encoding glutaredoxin family protein, with the translated sequence MSLPTLTLYTRPGCHLCEQAAGNLARLEFRVQTVNVDLDPHLRAQHGDHVPVLALGDRILGRGAFSPARLSTLKLALIREYRPD
- a CDS encoding protein kinase domain-containing protein, whose product is MIALLLVPLFIVGVLLTVRAPERVLGTVGAAAAALMTLLLAYLSLTAGGGPIQLENLNRTQGVLTAAAFVLVTAAFRLGRVVMPSLDRPGRLPAQQKPTRVQRTATPVPPSRRPTTTQTVSDLRFQEYEVLDRVGIGGMGSVYRARRRQDGRVVALKVPQDKYLADAKFVKRFYREAEVLKRFNHPNIVRVYDYRMQDPEHYIAMEFLEGDSLEGLLESRTLSFHEGAQLIRALADALRHIHMQNVVHRDIKPANVMVLKNAFTDGVLREGGVKLMDFGIAVGKVLTRLTMTGARVGTPIYMAPEQAKGNRVDARSDVYSLGLLAYEMVTGHTAFKGSYEAVVHQQVFETPKPPKQVRLEVPGKLNDLILNMIEKDPAQRPTLDDVIARIDAGVLTDEIFNDPIALAMSVQEKRGTLRLLDLKGKLRASLRDQTGGAQGLPGTPNAMTGDPEGNLYVTLLDYRQGKAGALVRKLDAEGTELLSFGPYGLNEGELLQPVGIAAAQGQVFVLDAEAHHVVVFDSQGRFIRRFGGRGQGLGRFEKPSSIVAAPDGHIYVLDTGNHEVQRFSPQGEYISRYAFRLDRNSDSLRPLEGLGVDQFGAVYIVDSVARKVRKIEADGTPGMTFAMETLVGEPTEAPWLIQVGPDGQIFAVRQGGQVLRTFSAVGDLLTSSDMYAPVQAMSILGRPKVLQTT